GGCCTCGACAACTTCGTGAACATCTTCGTCGGGACGGGGATCGGCTCCGGCATGGTGCTCAACGGAAAACTCGCCGAGGGAACGACCAACTCGGCCGGCGAGATCGGCCACATCTGCCTCGACCCCGACGGCCCGGTCTGCGGCTGCGGCAAGAAAGGGTGTTTCGAGGCGTTTTCCTCGGGCAAGGGCCTCGAGAACCACGTCAAAGCCGCGTTTCCCTCGCTGAAGAACGGTCCCCTGATCGAGCTGACCGAAGGCAACCCCGACAGGATCACCGGCAGGATCATCGGCCAGGCGGCGAAGGCGGGCGACAAGACCGCCCTTCTGGCGCTGAAAAAGGTCGGCAGGTATCTCGGACTGGCCATCGCAAACGTTCACACCCTCCTGAATCCAGAAGTCGTACTGCTGGGCGGGGGCGTCATGGCGCTGCGAGAATACTTCATGGACGAGCTGAAAGCGACGCTCCACCGGCATGTGCTGCCGATGGCGGACCGCGGCGACAAGCTTCTCCGCGACGCGAAATTCGAGACCGACGCCGTCCTGATCGGCGCATCCGCACTATTCTGACCGATGAAACCCCTGAAACCCGCCGTGTTCCGCGAGGGCGATCTTCGCCCGGGCGGTTGGGCCGAACGTGAATCGACCAGCCAGCTCTGGCGCCATCTCCTGGATGTCGGAAGCCGTTTTCCATCCCTGACGATCGGCTGGGAGGCCCGTCCGGGGCTCGCGGACATCGTCGAACGGCTCGCGGAGATGCTGACGCACGCGGGACTCAACGTGTTCCTCGCGACCGGGCCCGTCCCCGTCGCGGCGCTTTCCCAGGCTCTCGGGCAGCGGATGCAGCCGCTCGGCCTGTACATCAGCGAAATCCCCGGCGGCGACTTCTCCGCGCTCGCGCTCACCACGCACGGCGGACCGGTTCTCGAAACCGACGTTCGCGAAGGCATCATCGCCAGGGTCGACCGGGTCGGCGTCATGGGGACGACGGACTTCCTCGAACCCTACGTGAAACGAATGGGTCAGTTGCTCGACCCGATGATCGAGAACCGGGTCAGGCTCTCGTCGCTTTCATCGCCATTCGACCAGCTTCACAAACGGATGCAGCCGCATGCCGAGTTCAGGCCGCTGTTCGAATACGCGGAAACGGGCCCCAAAGCCGTGATATCCCCCGACGGCCAGGGCGTCACCGTCCACGATGCCTCCGGGAAACCGATCCCAACCCGCCGGCTCGTCGAAACACTCGGCGCCTATCTCACCCGGCTCAGAGGCGCCGCGGGGACCCTCGTCGGGCCCCGAGGAACGGCCGAGATCGCCGCGGGAATCTCGGAGTTTTCCGAGATCGAGGGCGACGCCCTGGACATGAGCTCCCAGGCCGGCTACGTCGACCTGCTCCTCGGCTGGTGGGAAAACGGCATCATCGCCCACCAGGGCCACGCCCCCTTCGGCGACGCATACCTGACGTTATTATATCTCCTCGAAGCCTGGAACGCCGAATCGTGAAGAGTGACATTCCCCGACGTTCATCTGGATGTAGTTATTGATGTAAAGAGAGGATTATTATATGAGGAAACGCGGCGTAAGCGTATTGTTTCTAGTGATGGTTATATCT
Above is a window of Candidatus Ozemobacteraceae bacterium DNA encoding:
- a CDS encoding ROK family protein, coding for MTTRRNSGYTIGIDLGGTKIAAGLCKKGDIIRQFIVPTHPERGSDAVLETIVDAARKAIGDTDVSEIAGAGIGAAGQINPKTGAVNYAPNLNWRNIPLGEFVSSALGLPVRVTNDVRAATLAEWQYGAGKGLDNFVNIFVGTGIGSGMVLNGKLAEGTTNSAGEIGHICLDPDGPVCGCGKKGCFEAFSSGKGLENHVKAAFPSLKNGPLIELTEGNPDRITGRIIGQAAKAGDKTALLALKKVGRYLGLAIANVHTLLNPEVVLLGGGVMALREYFMDELKATLHRHVLPMADRGDKLLRDAKFETDAVLIGASALF